The Arthrobacter sp. D5-1 genome segment GTCTTGGCTGCCTTCTATGGCGAGCTTTTCGGCTGGGACGTCGAGGACAAGGGCGACTGGTTCGATATCCGCCCAAGCGACGGCAGTAACTGCATCTCCTTCCAGCAGGTGGAGGTGTACCAAGCGCCGGTGTGGCCCGGGCAGACCATTCCGCAGCAAATGCATTTGGACATGGTGGTGGAAGACCTGGACAAGGGCGAAGAAGTTGCGCTCTCGCTGGGAGCCACCAAGGCCGACCATCAGCCCGGTGAGACGTTCCGGGTGTTCCTTGATCCGGCCGGGCACCCGTTTTGTCTCTGCCTTAGCTAGGGCTTGGCCGCCGCAGGGCCCGAACCCTGTGGCGGCTCCCGGTCCTTAGCCCTGCTGTGCCGCCCATTCCTCGACGCGGCGGTTGCTCTCTTCCTCGGAGAGGTCCTCGACACGCGTCATGATGGACCAGCGGACGCCGAACGGATCGCGGATGCTCGCGTAGCGGTCACCTGAGACGAAGGTGGTCAACGGCTCCCGGATGGCGGCGCCGGCTTGCTCCGCTTTGTGGACCAGGCTGTCCGCGTCGGAGCAGTAGAGGCCCAGCGAATAGCAGTCGTCTTCGCCGGACGGTGCTTGGACCAAGTGATATTCGGGGTTGGGCTCACCCAGCTGGAGGTGGCCGTTTCCGAAGTCGAGTTCGGCATGGACCACTATCCCGCCCATCTCAGTTTCGCCTACCACGCGGGCCCCGAACACGTCCCGGTAAAAGGCGATGGCCGCCTTGGCGTTCGGCACCGAGAGGAACGGCGTGAGGCTGGTGAGACCGTTGGGAATGCCGTGGGTGGTGTGCTCCCCGTGGGCGGCCGTGGTCGATTCTGTGCTTGTAGTATCTGTCATGGATACGACGCTACGTGCCTCCGGGTGCCGGGCGCTTGGAGATTCGCGACAGGTTCACGCCGACCCGGGAGGGGCTTATGGAGGGTTCCTTTAAAGGCATCCTGTACCCCGCGCGACTACCCACCTTCAACCGCGTTCCCGCGCCGGCATCGGTAGCCGGGCTGGTGCAGTGGTTCTGGATCCCCGAGTGGGACATCGAACCCGGGCGGACCTCCCGGCAACACCTCATCGCCTACCCTGCGTCCAACTTGGTGGTGCAGCCTGCGGATGTCATCTTTTCGGGACCAACCACCCGTGCCGCACACCGCGACCTGACCGGCTCTGGCTGGGCCGTGGGTGCGCTGCTCCGCCCGGCGGCCGTGCCGTTGTTTACCGACGACCCCGGCGCCTTGCGGGACAGGGAACTGGCTCTGGAAATGATGGAGCTGCACACTGCGGTTTCGGCCGCGATGGTCCCGCCTCGCAGCGCCATGCAGCCCCGCAGTGCCACAACGCGCGACGACGGCACTCACCGCGAGCGGGCAGTCGAGGCCTTTGTTGCGTGGCTGGTTTCACTCGACGCAGTGCTCTCGGAGGAAGCCCTGCTCGCGAACCGGATGATGGATGTGATCGCTTCCGACCCAGAGGTGCTTTTGCTCGAGGACGCTGCCGCCCGGCTGGCGGTTTCACCGCGAACGCTGCAGAGGTTGGCCAGGAAGTACATAGGACTCAGCCCCGCAGCACTCATACGTCGCCGGAGGCTTCAGGATGCCGCCGAGCGTACCCGGTCCGATCCAACAGCGGACCTTGCGGCGATCGCCGTCGAACTCGGCTATGCCGATCATGCGCATCTGACGAACGACTTCCAGAAGTACTTGGGCTTTACCCCGAGTACGTACCGGAGGTCAGCTGGGGAGTTTTGAGTGCCGGCGCCGAAAGCTCGGTTGCCGCGTCGGTGTCCTCTTGCATCGTGTCCTCCCCGCGGAAAGCTGCCAGCATTGCCTCGCGGTCGAATTGACCTTCCCATTTGGACACCACGAACGTGGCGACGCAGTTGCCCAGCAAGTTGACCACAACCCGCATGGAGTCCATCAAACGGTCCGCTCCAAGCAGGAGTGCAACTCCTGCCACCGGGAAGATTCCCAGCGCCCCGGCCGTCGCGGAGAGGGCGAGGAAGGCGGAACCGGGAACGCCGGCCATGCCCTTGGAGGTGAGCATCAGGATGCCGAGCGCTGCCAGTTGCTGACCCAGGTCCAGGTTGTGGCCAAAGGCCTGGGCAAGGAAAAGAAGGGAGATGGAAAGGTAAAGGGCGGCTCCGTCCAGATTGAACGAGTATCCCGTGGGCACCACCAGGCCTGTGGTTGCCCGGGAACAACCGGCGTTGGTCAGCTTGGTCATGATGCGGGGGAGGACGGATTCAGTGGAGGCCGTGCCCAGGGCAAGCATAAATTCTTCGCGGGAGTACTTGATGAACTGCCACAGGGGAACGCGCGGGTAGACCCAAGCCACCACAAACAGGAGGCCAATGAAGACCAGCGCTGAGCCGTAGCATGCAGCAACCAAGAGGGCGTAGGTGCTCAACGAGCTCAGTCCATACTGGCCGATGATGAAGGCCATGGCGCCGAAGGCTCCAATGGGGGCGACCCGCATGACCCACGCCATGATTTTGAAGAAGAGCTCCAGTGTCGTTTCCATGAGGTCCATCACGGGCTTGCACTTCTCGCGGCCCACCACCACGATGGCTGCGCCAAAGAAGATGGCGAAGCACAGGACCTGGAGCAGCGAGTTGGACGCGAAGGCTCCTATGACGCTGGTGGGGATGATGCCCAGCAGGAACTGACCCGCATCTTTGGGTGGAGCGGTGGTGGTCTTGGCGTTCACTGCATCCTCGGACAAGGACGCCGGGTCAATGTTCAGGCCTGCGCCCGGCTGCACAAGATTGGCAACCACCAGCCCAAATGCCAAGGCGAAGAGTGTGGCGCCGGTGAAATAGACCAGTGCCTTAACACCTACGCGGCCTACGGACTTGACGTCCCCCACGGCAGAGATCCCCGTGACGATGACCAGGAAAATCAGTGGAGCGATGATCATTTTGATGAGCTGAATGAAGCCGTCGCCCAGTGGGCGAAGGGCAGCCCCTATGTTTGGCCATAGGTACCCTATGGCGATGCCCAGCACCACGGCCACCAAAATCTGGAAGAACAAGGATTTGTACAGTGGCTTCTTCGCTGCTGGAGTCACGGAAGCCGTGGGTGTGGGAATTTTCAAGGGGGGTGCCTGTCTGTGCGGGGGCCGCGCTGCGGTCGCGGCTGGGATCACACAAGACGCTATGAGGGCCTTGTTTCCGAATTGCTAATTCCTGAAGCCTGTTGTGTTTAATATCGGAACAAGATTTTCACGATGTGGAAAGTCTAGGTCTGACTTAGCCCGTCTTCATCCAAGCTCACCGCGGCGGAAATGACGCGGCCGCATTGCTCGCCGTACGGATAATCGCCCTTGGGCGTGAAGGTCAATGTCCGCGTGGGCAGCGCTGTGCCGGAGGGAGAGGTGCCGCTGACGGTCGCTTCAAGGGGGCTTTCGCTGAGGGTCGGAAGCTCGATGGAACCCAGAAGAGTCCCGTCAGGAGATGACGTCGCCGAGCACACGCCGTCCGGCGTGCAGCCTTGGTCCACGGCTACGGCACCAGGGTGCAGGTCCAGGTCCTTTTCGGTGCAGGTACCGTCCTGGCAGGCCTTGAGCCGCAGCGTCCCCACCTGGTCTGCGTAACTCGCTGCAACACTCAGGGACACCCCTGCAATGTGCCCAATGGCCGGGCAGGCTGCGGCTTCGGGATAGCAGCCCGGAAGCAAAGCCGCCGTTCCAGCAAGGGTCAACGCCACTCCGATTTTGCCCATGCTTCAGGGTAGGACCGCGTGGGGCCGGCGTCTCCCGTTGATTGCCCGGTTTCGAAGTGTAAGTGGGTTCGCGAAAGGCTTACTAGTTGCCGCCCGAAATGATCGGGAAGCCCTTCTCATCTACCGGGAAATCCTCAATGACTTTTCCTGAAGCTGTATCGATGATCACCACCGACTGTTTTGGCCACATCGTGTCCGGAACAACGTTGAACTGCACATCTGAAACTGACATTTCCTGTCCGGCAGCACTCTTGGCGCGGTTGAAGACGTCAACAATTTCACCGCTCGTGGTGTTTACGGCTATCGTCTCCTGGGGCAGATTGGCGGAGTTTCCGGCGACCGGAGTAGAGGTCCACCACCCTTCATAACCACCGAGCACCCGGTCCTCCATGGGTGCTTTGACCATCAGGGAACCATCCTGCCCATCTGCGGCGTTGGCCTGAACACCGACGACCACGGCAGCAGCCAAGACTGCCGCAGCACCCACAACACCTAGTGCCAATTTCATGTCTTCCCCCTTAGTGAGGCGCGACAGCACCATGCTGCCGCGCCGTGACAAATCATTGAACCGGGACATTACCGACGCACAAACGGTACCGACTAACACTGCTGACGAAGAAATGCCCATCCTTGGACCGTCCCTGAGATCCGCCCTCCACTGCTCCTCGCGGATAGTGCAAAGCCTTGCCGAAGTACCGCAATCAGAATGAAACAGAACCTAGCTGAGCGATGTCGCATTCTTCCCCCGGCGCGAAGACGTAGTCTTCCTGGCACTCCACATCAGCAGTGCGAAGGCTGGAACGACCGCGATAGTCATCTGAACATATCGCGGGTGAAAGGCCCTCTGCACAGAGCCGTCCTTCATTGTGTAAGTGCATTCCAAACCCATGGGCACAAAGACATAGCCTCCGTCAGGTGGAATGGGGGCACCCTCCGGGGTATGGATCGTACCTGAGGGAAGGTTTTCGCCGCTGAGACATGGGTCTGAAATGGATGGCGAATTATGGGCCAAGAGACCACGGTCGATGGCCGAGACCAAAAAGTACCAGCCAAGGCAAAGTGACAGGAGAAGTACAACCAAAGGTAATTTTCTAGCCATAGCCTCCCCCAGCAGTACGAGTGGGATCACTATCACACAATCAATGCAGTGAGGACAGAGCCTTTTCGGATCGCGGACCCTGCCGCTAACTTTGGCAGGAATTTGGCGAAGCCCCGATCAAATAGCGGTTGACCGAAGCTTCGCTCGCATTATGCCCACCCGAAGCTTAATGCTGCCTGTGAGGACGCAGTCTGTGGGCTCCGGCGTTCGTCAGGCTAACGGGATAAGCCGCCTCTGCTTCGCTCGGCGCCGACAGCCGCACCTGGATGAGACTTCTTGGCTTTGGTTGCTTTCCCGGTTGTCACCGCTGCGCGGGGGTGGGTGGCCTCGCTGCGCTCCGCAGCTACCCGGCCCCGGACCTGGGATTCGTTTTGCAGCACTGTTGGCCAGGGAGGCGGCAAACGCCTTTTGCTGTTCAGCCGAACCGTAGTCGCTCGGTGAAGCCCATGGAATCAACAAAGTCATTAGTGATGCCGCCCCATTGCTGGTCCATCAGTGCACCTTCCTCGGCGCGCAGACTCAAAAGCAGTGCCACAAACTGGCGTCCTTGTAGCCGACGTGAACGCGTTCCTTTTACGTTAGGCCGGAAGCCGCAACCCGCCGTCGTGCATCTCTGCCAAGCCGTCCACCAACAGGCCATCCAGTGCGCGCTCAAGTTGCTCCGGCGCCGAGTTGAGCCGGTGCAACGCAGCGAGGGGGATCCCGATGCCCGACGGCGCGAATCCGAGATCCGCCGGCGCCTGCTCGAACATCTGGCGCGGGACGGGGGTGGCGGCCTCGCGGAGGACGGCCATCACGGCACCGCGGACCTGGCGGTCGGTGCCGTGCCAGGACTGGCCCTTGGGCGTGTACGACGGCGGCGGCTCACCCGCGGCGAGCCAGGCGCAGCTTGAGCGGACAGGACAGTCCGCGCACTTGGGGCTGCGGGCCGTGCACACCATGGCTCCCAGTTCCATGACGGACGCGTTCCAGCGCACGGACAGTTCCTGTTCGACGGGAAGGAGGGCCTCGGCCAACCGCATTTCGCCTGCGGTCAGCGCCGGCGCAGGAAGTGCGTTCCCGGAAATAAGGCGTGCGTGGACCCGCCTGATGTTGGTGTCCACCACGGTTTCGCGTCGACCAAAAGCGAAGGCGGCGACGGCGGCAGCCGTGTAACTCCCCACGCCAGGCAAACCCAAAAGTTCTGAGTACGTGTCAGGAACGTTGCCGCCGTGCTGCTCACGGATGGCGACGGCGGCCGCGTGCAGTCGCAGGGCGCGGCGTGGGTATCCGAGTCGGCCCCAATGGCGGACGGCTTCGCCCGACGGCTCGCCGGCAAGGTGGCCCGGGGTAGGCCAGCGGTCCATCCAGTCCCGCCACACGGGCAGAACCCGAACCACGGGAGTCTGCTGGAGCATGACTTCGCTGACCAGGATTCCCCAGGCGCTGCAGTCCGGCTCGCGCCACGGAAGATCCCGGGCGGCATCGGCAAACCACTGATCCAAGGCGCTGTGGAGCGCGGTCAGTTGGTGGGCGTCGGGAAGAGTCATACTGCCCTCCACTGTAATGGAACCCCGGGCCATGGCCGACGTCACACAGTCCCGGATTAGGGCCCTGCGGCGTGTAGGTTAGGGCCCCGAGGACCACGAGCCTAGCCTAGAACCATGGCCACCAACGGTAAGCAGCAGTCGACCGCGCGCTCTTCAGCGCCGGCGAAGGGTGCTGCCCGTGGCTCATCCCGGAGCGGGACAACAGGCCGCGGTACCCCGACGAAGAGGCGGCGACCAAGCCCTGCCGTGTACCGCCGTCGTCGTCAGGTTGTTTTTGGCGCCCTGCTGCTGGTGATCGCCTTACTGGTGGGAGGCGCGGTGGCCCTTACGGGTGCGCTCGCCGGAAAGAATGAGCCCCAAGCCGCCAGCACCCCGGAAGCCTCGCAGGCGCCGACGCAGGGAAGTGCGCCGTCAGGGACACCGTCGCCGTCTGCTTCGCCGACGCCTGTGTGCGACTTCAACCTCATGACTGTCGCGGCCAAGACCGACAAGCCAGCCTACGGTGCGGAAGAAAAGCCGCTGCTCACCATGACCATCACCAACGGAGGCAACGCTCCGTGCGAGGTCAACGTGGGAACCTCCCAAATGGAGTATCTGGTGATGAGCGGCGCGGACCGCATCTTCTCCTCCAAGGACTGCCAGACCGGCGGCGAAGACCTCATCAAAACCATCCAGCCCGGCAAGAGCGAAACCGCGAACTTCCCGTGGCAGCGCAACAGGACACTGGAAGGCTGTGGCGCGATCAACGCGAAGCCGGGTGGCGGCGGCGCGTACTACACCTTCGAGGCGCGGCTGGGAAACAAAGCCAGCCCCAAGGCTGTCTTCCAGCTGAACTAAGTTCCGGCTGAGCCGGCGTTCGACGGCGGCAGGCGGCTTAGAGGAACCGGTCCAGCAGGCTGGCCTCGGCCATGCGGCTCAGGCCCTCGCGCACTGTGCGGGCGCGCTGATCGCCGATGCCGTCCACGGTCATCAGGTCATCAATGGTGGCTGCCATCAGGTTCTGGAGCCCGCCGAAGTAGTCCACCAAGCGGTCGGCCACGGCTTTAGGCACTGACTTGAGGCCCGAAAGGAGCCGGTAGCCGCGCGGCTGGACCACTGCGTCCAACTGCTCAACACCGCCGGCGAAACCGATGATGTGCGCGATGCGGCTGAGATCGATCAGTTCGGTGGGGCCCAGGTTCAGGAGTGCCTGGACGGCTTCCTCGATCTCCTCAGGCGTGGCGTCGGGATCCGAGTAGTCGCGGATGATGACGTCGCTGCCCGGCCCGCGGCCCATGGTCAGTTCCTCCACCTGGAGGGATAGCAGACGGCCGTCTTCGCCCAGTTCCAGGACGTACTGGGCGATTTCCTCCGAGATGCGACGGACCATTTCCTGCCGCTGCAAGGTGACGGCAACGTCCCTGACAGTGACCAGGGCCTCGATTTCCAGGGCGGAGAGGGAACTGGTGACCTGGTCCAGCCTGGCGCTGTACCGTTCCAACGTTGCCAGGGCCTGGTTGGCGCGGGCGAGGACCTTTTCGGAGCCCTCCAGCACGTGGCGCAAACCGTTCACGTACAGCGCGATGATCTGCATCGACTGGCTGACGGAGATCACGGGAACGCCGGTCTGGATGGCCACCCGCTCAGCGGTGCGGTGCCTGGTGCCCGATTCCTGGGTTTCAATGCTCGAATCCGGGACCAGTTGGACTGCGGCGCGGACAATGTTGCTGGCGTCCTTGTCGCAGATAATGGCGCCGTCCATTTTGGCCAGCTCACGCAGGCGCGTGGGGGAGAAATCGATGCCGATATCGAACCCGCCGGAACAGATGGAGTCGATGGTGCGGTCGTAGCCCAAGACAATCAGGGCTCCGGTCCGTCCGCGGAGGATGCGTTCCAGGCCATCTCGCAACGGGGTTCCGGGTGCGACTCTGGCCAGGGTCGCCTTAAGCGACTCTTCCGGGCTCCGGGCCATAGGTTTTCCCTTCGAAGGTGCAAGCCTCGGCTCACAGACAAGCTGAATCCGGCGTCAGTGGGCACTCACAAAAAATGCCCCAATGACGACAAGCACAATGATAGGGCTTCCGGGGACCGTTAACCGCACCAGCAAGCCCCAAAGTGGGTCATTTCGTGATGTTCGGCGGTGCCCGCAAAGTGGTTTGGCGGCTGATTGGCGGAAACCCTATTTCCCCCAACCAGCCGCCTGCCAGCTAGTGCTGGCCCCGCCCAAGCCCGGTCAGCAAAGCGCCACCGGCCTCGCGCCACAAGCCGTTGCTTCCTGCTGCAGCAGCGTTTTCCTCCAGGTATTTAATCCAATCGTGGTACTCGGTAATGTCCCGTCCCTCTGCCGCGGCCACAGCGTCGCAGGCAAAACCCACCGCTCTGCTGCCATCGTCCAGCGTGATGGACCCCAGCAACATGGGTTCGGGCAGCTCGGCCAGGAAGGACCCGAGCGCAGCCTCAGACAGCAGCCATCTCTCAGCAACCAGCCCGGCTCCGCGCGCCGAACGAACCACTCCGGGCTTGGGCGGAGTGGTCTCCAAAGCCACCATCCGGTACTGCGCCGCGGTGGTCACCGGGCCGTC includes the following:
- a CDS encoding VOC family protein; its protein translation is MAIAKFPSVVIDCPDAAVLAAFYGELFGWDVEDKGDWFDIRPSDGSNCISFQQVEVYQAPVWPGQTIPQQMHLDMVVEDLDKGEEVALSLGATKADHQPGETFRVFLDPAGHPFCLCLS
- a CDS encoding helix-turn-helix domain-containing protein; translation: MEGSFKGILYPARLPTFNRVPAPASVAGLVQWFWIPEWDIEPGRTSRQHLIAYPASNLVVQPADVIFSGPTTRAAHRDLTGSGWAVGALLRPAAVPLFTDDPGALRDRELALEMMELHTAVSAAMVPPRSAMQPRSATTRDDGTHRERAVEAFVAWLVSLDAVLSEEALLANRMMDVIASDPEVLLLEDAAARLAVSPRTLQRLARKYIGLSPAALIRRRRLQDAAERTRSDPTADLAAIAVELGYADHAHLTNDFQKYLGFTPSTYRRSAGEF
- the disA gene encoding DNA integrity scanning diadenylate cyclase DisA; amino-acid sequence: MARSPEESLKATLARVAPGTPLRDGLERILRGRTGALIVLGYDRTIDSICSGGFDIGIDFSPTRLRELAKMDGAIICDKDASNIVRAAVQLVPDSSIETQESGTRHRTAERVAIQTGVPVISVSQSMQIIALYVNGLRHVLEGSEKVLARANQALATLERYSARLDQVTSSLSALEIEALVTVRDVAVTLQRQEMVRRISEEIAQYVLELGEDGRLLSLQVEELTMGRGPGSDVIIRDYSDPDATPEEIEEAVQALLNLGPTELIDLSRIAHIIGFAGGVEQLDAVVQPRGYRLLSGLKSVPKAVADRLVDYFGGLQNLMAATIDDLMTVDGIGDQRARTVREGLSRMAEASLLDRFL
- a CDS encoding VOC family protein — protein: MTDTTSTESTTAAHGEHTTHGIPNGLTSLTPFLSVPNAKAAIAFYRDVFGARVVGETEMGGIVVHAELDFGNGHLQLGEPNPEYHLVQAPSGEDDCYSLGLYCSDADSLVHKAEQAGAAIREPLTTFVSGDRYASIRDPFGVRWSIMTRVEDLSEEESNRRVEEWAAQQG
- a CDS encoding cation:dicarboxylase symporter family transporter, producing MKIPTPTASVTPAAKKPLYKSLFFQILVAVVLGIAIGYLWPNIGAALRPLGDGFIQLIKMIIAPLIFLVIVTGISAVGDVKSVGRVGVKALVYFTGATLFALAFGLVVANLVQPGAGLNIDPASLSEDAVNAKTTTAPPKDAGQFLLGIIPTSVIGAFASNSLLQVLCFAIFFGAAIVVVGREKCKPVMDLMETTLELFFKIMAWVMRVAPIGAFGAMAFIIGQYGLSSLSTYALLVAACYGSALVFIGLLFVVAWVYPRVPLWQFIKYSREEFMLALGTASTESVLPRIMTKLTNAGCSRATTGLVVPTGYSFNLDGAALYLSISLLFLAQAFGHNLDLGQQLAALGILMLTSKGMAGVPGSAFLALSATAGALGIFPVAGVALLLGADRLMDSMRVVVNLLGNCVATFVVSKWEGQFDREAMLAAFRGEDTMQEDTDAATELSAPALKTPQLTSGTYSG
- a CDS encoding A/G-specific adenine glycosylase, with protein sequence MTLPDAHQLTALHSALDQWFADAARDLPWREPDCSAWGILVSEVMLQQTPVVRVLPVWRDWMDRWPTPGHLAGEPSGEAVRHWGRLGYPRRALRLHAAAVAIREQHGGNVPDTYSELLGLPGVGSYTAAAVAAFAFGRRETVVDTNIRRVHARLISGNALPAPALTAGEMRLAEALLPVEQELSVRWNASVMELGAMVCTARSPKCADCPVRSSCAWLAAGEPPPSYTPKGQSWHGTDRQVRGAVMAVLREAATPVPRQMFEQAPADLGFAPSGIGIPLAALHRLNSAPEQLERALDGLLVDGLAEMHDGGLRLPA